One window of the Peromyscus maniculatus bairdii isolate BWxNUB_F1_BW_parent chromosome 18, HU_Pman_BW_mat_3.1, whole genome shotgun sequence genome contains the following:
- the LOC102923384 gene encoding LOW QUALITY PROTEIN: uncharacterized protein LOC102923384 (The sequence of the model RefSeq protein was modified relative to this genomic sequence to represent the inferred CDS: inserted 1 base in 1 codon) — protein sequence MVSEWLLSTDGEEWWAKTSEGPLSPGREEWPAMNAVTYDDVHVNFTQEEWALLAPSQKNLYKDVMLETYWNLTTIGYNWEDHNIEEHCESSRRHKRHKRNYTEEKTHEVIQYGEAIAHQSILKIHKGTHIGEKHYECNQYGKAFASHGHLQIHKRTHNGEEPFEYNQGGKPFGSHSSLQVHKRTHTGEKPYECSQCGKAFASHSSLKIHQRTHTGEKPYECNQCGKAFAYRCTLQKHKRLHTGDKPYECNQCGKAFSQLTNLQMHKRTHTGEKPYECNQCGKAFAYHSYLQIHKRTHTGEKPYECTQCSKAFAFYSNLQIHKRRHTGEKPYECNQCGKAFAEQSLLQMHKRTHTGEKPYECNQCGKAFASHGHLQRHKRTHTGEKPYECSQCGKAFASHGHLQGHKRTHTGEKPYECSQCGKAFAFYSNLRIHKRRHTGEKPYECNQCGKAFAEQSPLQMHKRTHTGEKPYECPQCGKAFSQLTNLQMHXKNTYWRETL from the exons ATGGTGAGCGAGTGGTTGCTCTCCACAGATGGGGAAGAATGGTGGGCCAAGACGAGCGAGGGGCCGCTGTCCCCAGGCCGGGAGGAGTGGCCGGCCATG AATGCAGTGACCTATGATGATGTGCATGTGAACTTTACTCAagaagagtgggctttgctggctccttctcagaAGAATCTCTataaagatgtgatgctggagacctacTGGAACCTCACTACTATAG GCTACAATTGGGAAGACCATAACATTGAAGAACATTGTGAAAGTTCTAGAAGACACAAAAG ACACAAAAGAAATTATACTGAAGAGAAAACCCATGAAGTTATTCAATATGGTGAAGCCATTGCACATCAGAGTATTCTAAAAATACATAAAGGAACTCATATTGGAGAGAAAcactatgaatgtaatcagtatggtaaagcctttgcaagtCATGGtcatctccaaatacataaaagaacgcATAATGGAGAGGAACCATTTGAATATAATCAAGGTGGTAAACCCTTTGGAAGTCACAGTAGTCTCcaagtacataaaagaacacatactggagagaagccctatgaatgtagtcagtgtggtaaagcctttgcaagtCACAGTAGTCTCAAAATCCatcaaagaacacatactggagagaaaccctatgaatgtaatcaatgtggtaaagcctttgcatatcgCTGTACTCTCCAAAAACATAAAAGATTGCATACTGGAGATAAAccatatgaatgtaatcaatgtggtaaagccttttcacaacTTACTaatcttcaaatgcataaaagaacacatactggagagaaaccctatgaatgtaatcaatgtggtaaagcctttgcatatcaTAGTTATCTACAAatccataaaagaacacatactggcgagaaaccctatgaatgtactCAATGTAGTAAAGCCTTTGCATTTTACAGtaatctccaaatacataaaagaagacatactggagaaaaaccctatgaatgtaatcaatgtggtaaagcctttgctgaACAGAGTcttcttcaaatgcataaaagaacacatactggagagaaaccctatgaatgtaatcaatgtggtaaagcctttgcaagtCATGGTCATCTCcaaagacataaaagaacacatactggagagaaaccgtatgaatgtagtcaatgtggtaaagcctttgcaagtCATGGTCATCTCCAaggacataaaagaacacatactggagagaaaccctatgaatgtagtcagtgtggtaaagcctttgcattttACAGTAATCTCCGAATACATAAAAGaagacatactggagagaaaccctatgaatgtaatcaatgtggtaaagcctttgctgaACAAAGTcctcttcaaatgcataaaagaacacatactggagagaagccctatgaatgtcctcaatgtggtaaagccttttcacaacTCACTaatcttcaaatgc aaaagaacacatactggagagaaaccctatga